One region of Bacillus zhangzhouensis genomic DNA includes:
- the fabZ gene encoding 3-hydroxyacyl-ACP dehydratase FabZ, producing the protein MLDAQQIQDIIPHRYPFLLVDRILEVEGEKRAVGIKNVTVNEEFFNGHFPGYPVMPGVLIVEALAQVFGVIMLGKEENKGKIGLFAGIDGCRFKRQVKPGDQLRLEVEVTRLRGPVAKGKAVATVDGEVACEAELTFSIGPKVS; encoded by the coding sequence ATGCTTGATGCTCAGCAAATTCAAGACATTATTCCACACCGTTATCCATTCTTATTGGTCGACCGTATTTTAGAGGTTGAGGGAGAGAAAAGAGCGGTTGGGATTAAAAATGTCACAGTGAATGAAGAGTTTTTTAATGGCCATTTCCCAGGATACCCAGTCATGCCAGGGGTGCTTATTGTAGAAGCACTCGCACAGGTTTTTGGTGTGATTATGTTAGGCAAGGAAGAAAACAAAGGGAAAATTGGTTTGTTTGCAGGAATTGACGGCTGCCGCTTCAAAAGGCAGGTCAAGCCTGGTGACCAGCTTCGTTTAGAAGTTGAAGTGACGCGTCTCCGCGGGCCGGTTGCAAAAGGAAAAGCAGTAGCGACAGTAGATGGCGAAGTTGCATGTGAAGCAGAACTGACATTTTCTATCGGCCCTAAAGTATCATGA
- a CDS encoding tetratricopeptide repeat protein, which translates to MNFMSDKSIKKLLHSWYTMLKHRHFSRAEEIKKTLLKYKRKLSKKQELYFHYQLMLFRHQLWMNQTEDLEKLKHELLPHKDEMNEELQYYFYFFLGLYESLKSDQNDAIHYLEKAEERLPLLDDELEEAEFHFRTSGVYYNNRYSLLSIRHIQKAMDIFAKHGDIHSIYRCKIVLALNYSDQKKYEEAEAIFIEIIDYVKKIDDQELLGIVYYDAGFIQSRQNRHKEALEYFKKALRLPAYRKSAHSYVSCLYETVRSCFKENLTDEGMKYIQKGLKEAVASQFDILRMKFQILSLLYSQTPKADEQIARLVTCLERKEAWIDLEDLLADVSDFYKKKGDFERAAFFIMRG; encoded by the coding sequence ATGAATTTTATGAGCGATAAATCCATAAAAAAACTTCTCCATTCCTGGTATACAATGCTGAAGCATCGACACTTTTCGAGGGCTGAAGAAATCAAAAAAACACTGCTAAAATATAAGCGCAAATTATCAAAAAAACAGGAACTCTATTTCCATTATCAGCTGATGCTTTTTCGTCATCAGCTCTGGATGAATCAGACAGAGGACTTAGAAAAACTCAAACATGAACTGCTGCCCCACAAAGATGAAATGAACGAAGAACTGCAATATTATTTTTACTTCTTTCTCGGACTATATGAATCGTTAAAAAGTGATCAAAATGATGCGATTCATTATCTCGAAAAAGCAGAGGAACGACTGCCATTACTTGACGATGAGCTGGAGGAAGCAGAGTTCCATTTCCGTACAAGCGGTGTTTATTATAATAACCGTTACTCGTTGTTATCAATTCGTCATATTCAAAAAGCCATGGATATCTTTGCAAAGCACGGAGATATCCACAGCATCTATCGGTGTAAAATTGTGCTCGCTCTTAACTACAGCGACCAAAAAAAATATGAGGAAGCAGAAGCTATTTTCATTGAGATTATTGATTACGTGAAAAAGATTGATGATCAAGAGCTGCTTGGTATCGTTTATTATGACGCCGGCTTTATTCAGTCAAGACAAAACCGTCATAAGGAAGCACTGGAATATTTCAAAAAAGCGCTTCGTCTCCCAGCATACCGAAAGTCAGCACACTCCTATGTATCGTGCCTATACGAAACTGTGCGTTCCTGTTTTAAAGAAAATTTAACAGATGAAGGGATGAAATATATTCAAAAAGGGCTAAAAGAAGCCGTTGCTTCCCAGTTTGATATATTAAGAATGAAGTTTCAAATCTTATCTCTTCTCTACAGCCAAACGCCAAAGGCAGATGAGCAGATCGCTAGGCTCGTCACATGTCTTGAACGAAAAGAAGCCTGGATTGATCTTGAGGATCTGCTTGCTGATGTCTCAGATTTTTATAAAAAAAAGGGCGACTTTGAGCGAGCCGCCTTTTTTATCATGAGAGGCTGA
- a CDS encoding flagellar hook-basal body protein, translated as MLRTMINAAVSMNEVQKQLDIISNNIANSETTGYRAKNTRFSELIRQQFNQVDEKNEQVANSRLTPAGLRLGTGTMVNASINSLQGSIKETGRDLDVAFGAPSQYLQVNAGGNIRYTRDGSLYLQPGNNRNQVQLVTSEGYPILDENGNAIVLNANFRDISIDKNGRLTAISRDNQPNQQVNLGVVQVNNSSALVSEGDNLFSVDGTYQGALTALNGANREAVQLQQGALETSNVDMSKELTDLMTTQRSYQMNSRTITMGDQMLGLINTIR; from the coding sequence ATGCTTAGAACGATGATAAACGCAGCTGTATCGATGAATGAAGTACAAAAGCAGCTTGACATCATCAGCAACAACATCGCAAACAGTGAAACAACAGGGTACCGCGCGAAAAACACCCGTTTCTCAGAGCTGATCAGACAGCAGTTTAATCAGGTAGATGAAAAAAATGAGCAGGTGGCAAACAGCCGTCTGACACCTGCCGGGTTAAGGCTTGGAACGGGGACAATGGTCAATGCGTCCATTAACTCGCTGCAAGGCTCGATTAAAGAAACTGGACGTGATCTTGATGTTGCATTCGGAGCGCCGTCGCAGTATCTGCAAGTCAACGCAGGCGGTAATATCCGTTATACAAGAGATGGTTCACTTTATTTACAGCCTGGCAATAACCGTAACCAGGTGCAGCTTGTCACGAGCGAAGGCTATCCGATTCTTGATGAAAACGGAAATGCAATCGTCTTAAATGCGAATTTCCGTGATATTTCAATCGATAAAAATGGACGGCTTACGGCGATTTCAAGAGATAATCAACCCAATCAGCAAGTGAATCTAGGCGTTGTACAAGTCAACAATTCTTCAGCACTTGTCTCTGAAGGAGATAATTTGTTCTCAGTTGACGGAACCTATCAAGGCGCATTAACAGCACTAAATGGAGCAAACCGAGAGGCGGTTCAGCTTCAGCAAGGTGCACTGGAAACGTCAAATGTGGACATGTCGAAAGAATTAACAGACCTTATGACAACACAGCGTTCCTATCAGATGAACTCAAGAACGATTACGATGGGCGATCAAATGCTGGGATTAATTAATACAATTCGATAA
- a CDS encoding flagellar hook-basal body protein: MLKGLYTATSAMIAQERRTEMLSNNIANANTPGYKADEGAMRAFPEMLLSRMESGRFQTSSGKGFSVPLQSPIGGINTGTYMQELIPQFTQGTLKTTDQTTDVALVENNVPIHPETNQKSALFYAVNTPEGVRYTKSSSITLNAQNQLTIGGRALLSVTGQPITVQSENFKVNADGTVTENGQNLGQIDVRVAMDTRNLAREGNDLYRTADNQPLPSAVNNGQISYTLSQGVSELSNVDVTKSYTDMTTAYRAFETNQKVVQAYDKSLEKAVNEIGRVY; encoded by the coding sequence GTGTTAAAAGGACTATACACCGCAACATCTGCTATGATCGCTCAAGAGCGACGGACAGAAATGCTTTCAAATAATATCGCAAATGCGAATACCCCAGGTTATAAAGCGGATGAAGGGGCAATGCGTGCATTTCCAGAAATGCTGCTGAGCCGAATGGAATCAGGACGTTTCCAAACATCCTCAGGCAAAGGCTTTAGTGTTCCACTGCAATCGCCGATCGGTGGAATCAATACTGGGACATATATGCAGGAATTAATCCCTCAATTTACACAAGGAACTTTAAAAACAACAGATCAAACAACAGACGTAGCACTAGTTGAAAATAATGTGCCGATCCATCCGGAGACCAATCAGAAATCAGCGCTATTTTATGCGGTCAACACACCAGAAGGAGTTCGTTATACGAAAAGCAGCTCCATTACATTGAACGCACAAAATCAGCTGACCATTGGTGGCCGCGCTCTTCTTTCCGTGACGGGCCAGCCAATTACGGTTCAGAGTGAGAATTTCAAAGTGAATGCAGATGGTACTGTGACTGAAAATGGTCAAAATCTTGGTCAAATCGATGTACGTGTTGCGATGGATACAAGAAACCTAGCGCGTGAAGGAAATGATTTATACCGTACAGCTGATAATCAGCCCCTGCCAAGTGCAGTCAATAACGGTCAAATATCCTATACGTTAAGCCAAGGCGTATCGGAGCTGTCGAACGTGGATGTGACGAAATCATATACAGATATGACAACGGCCTACCGAGCATTTGAAACAAACCAAAAAGTGGTTCAGGCGTATGATAAAAGCTTAGAAAAAGCAGTGAATGAAATAGGCAGAGTGTACTAA
- the mbl gene encoding cell shape-determining protein Mbl, whose translation MFARDIGIDLGTANVLIHVKGKGIVLNEPSVVALDKNSGKVLAVGEEARRMVGRTPGNIVAIRPLKDGVIADFEVTEAMLKHFINKLNVKGLFSKPRMLICCPTNITSVEQKAIKEAAEKSGGKHVFLEEEPKVAAIGAGMDIFQPSGNMVVDIGGGTTDIAVISMGDIVTASSIKMAGDKFDLEILNYIKKEYKLLIGERTAEDIKMQVATVFPDARHEEISIRGRDMVTGLPRTITVTSKEVEEALRESVSAIVQAAKQVLERTPPELSADIIDRGVIITGGGALLNGLDQLLAEELKVPVFVAENPMDCVAVGTGVMLDNMDKLPKRKLS comes from the coding sequence ATGTTTGCTAGGGATATTGGAATTGATCTTGGTACTGCCAATGTACTGATTCATGTCAAAGGAAAAGGAATTGTGTTAAATGAACCATCTGTTGTAGCTCTTGACAAAAACAGCGGGAAGGTTTTGGCTGTTGGAGAAGAGGCTAGACGTATGGTTGGACGTACGCCTGGGAATATTGTTGCGATTCGTCCATTAAAAGATGGCGTAATCGCTGATTTTGAAGTAACTGAAGCGATGCTCAAGCATTTTATTAACAAATTAAATGTGAAAGGGCTGTTCTCTAAGCCGCGTATGCTCATCTGCTGCCCGACAAACATTACATCTGTTGAGCAGAAAGCGATCAAAGAAGCTGCTGAAAAAAGCGGTGGTAAGCATGTATTTCTTGAAGAAGAGCCAAAAGTAGCAGCCATTGGTGCTGGTATGGATATTTTTCAGCCAAGTGGAAACATGGTCGTAGATATTGGAGGCGGAACGACAGATATCGCTGTCATCTCAATGGGTGACATTGTAACCGCCTCTTCTATTAAAATGGCTGGAGACAAATTTGATCTAGAAATTCTTAACTACATTAAAAAAGAGTACAAGCTGTTGATCGGTGAGCGCACGGCTGAGGATATTAAGATGCAAGTTGCAACGGTATTCCCAGACGCACGTCACGAAGAGATTTCGATTCGTGGACGAGACATGGTGACAGGATTACCAAGAACGATTACCGTCACAAGCAAAGAAGTAGAAGAAGCATTGCGTGAATCTGTATCTGCGATTGTTCAGGCTGCCAAGCAAGTTCTTGAGAGAACACCGCCTGAATTATCAGCTGATATTATCGATCGCGGTGTCATCATTACAGGTGGCGGAGCTCTTCTAAACGGGCTGGATCAATTGCTTGCAGAAGAGCTGAAAGTACCAGTTTTCGTTGCTGAAAATCCAATGGACTGTGTAGCAGTTGGTACTGGCGTGATGCTTGATAATATGGACAAGCTGCCAAAGCGTAAACTCAGCTAA
- the spoIIID gene encoding sporulation transcriptional regulator SpoIIID: MHDYIKERTIKIGKYIVETKKTVRVIAKEFGVSKSTVHKDLTERLPEINPDLANEVKEILDYHKSIRHLRGGEATKLKYKKEEILEGEPVKQ; this comes from the coding sequence GTGCACGATTACATCAAAGAGCGAACAATCAAGATAGGAAAGTATATCGTAGAGACAAAGAAAACCGTTCGTGTTATTGCGAAAGAATTTGGAGTCTCTAAAAGTACTGTACACAAGGATCTAACAGAAAGACTGCCAGAAATTAATCCAGATCTGGCTAATGAAGTGAAGGAGATACTGGATTATCATAAATCAATCCGCCACTTGCGAGGGGGAGAAGCCACCAAGTTAAAGTATAAAAAAGAAGAAATTTTAGAAGGCGAGCCTGTGAAACAGTAA
- a CDS encoding MarR family transcriptional regulator produces MDTLNRECLHQIHQGARLLSKKANEALAAYDLYMSQWTVLFCLDTFGPKTQKDIWTYLNVEAPTITRTVTRLEANGWVKRVQGKDKRENLIVMTDDTKARFEEIKRTMEQFEEECLSNFTYEEKQLLHTLLHKLSTE; encoded by the coding sequence ATGGATACGTTAAATAGAGAGTGTTTACATCAAATACACCAAGGCGCACGGCTGCTGTCTAAAAAGGCGAACGAAGCACTTGCTGCTTATGACTTGTACATGTCCCAGTGGACTGTGCTTTTTTGTTTGGATACATTCGGCCCGAAAACCCAAAAAGACATCTGGACATATTTGAACGTCGAAGCACCGACGATCACCCGAACCGTCACCCGTTTAGAAGCAAACGGCTGGGTGAAACGTGTACAAGGAAAAGACAAACGTGAGAATCTGATTGTGATGACAGATGATACGAAAGCCCGATTTGAAGAAATCAAACGCACGATGGAACAATTTGAAGAAGAATGTCTTTCAAATTTTACCTACGAAGAAAAACAACTCCTCCATACACTTTTACACAAATTATCAACTGAATAG